TTGGTGACGATTGGGTTGGATTTTGTCAAAAGCACCACAAGAGATTAGCGACTCTAAAGTTCGACGGTTCACAGCGCGCAGATCCACGCGATCGCAAAAATCCCCCAAGGATTTAAACTCTCCACCTTCATTTCTGGCTTCTAAAATAGAAGCGATCGCATTTTGTCCCACATTCCGAACCGCCGAAAATCCAAACAAGATTTTTCCTGCTACGGGCGTAAAATCCACCCCAGAGCGATTAATGTCTGGCGGCTCGATTTGAATGTTCATACTTATACAGGTGGAGATATATTTCTGCACCTTATCCGTGTCGCCACTGTTAGCCGTCAACAGCGCCGCCATGTATTCCAATGGGAAATTAGCTTTTAAATATGCTGTTTGATAAGTTACATAACCATAAGCAGTAGAATGAGATTTATTAAAACAATTGGAAGCTATCAAACCATTTTTGATGGCAAAATTATGGTCTAACTCAACCCCAATGTCATAAACATTTTGTTCGCCCAAGGATTTACGTATAACTATTTTGACCATATTATTAAGTTCTTAAGTAGATTTATGAGATGCGTTAATTTATAAAGTTATCTGAATTGTAAGTCAGGCAATGACCATACTACACAATCTATTAGAGAGTTAACACTGCTATACTCTTACACGAATAATACGGGATAAGGGGAGATGAGAGGATCAGGAGCAGGGGGACATGGACGACAAGGGGAACAAAGGAGACAAGGAAGAAAAAGCTTATTCCTGCGTTCAAATGAGAGTTCTAACTCACCCTTTGATGAAAAACCTACACCTATGAGAGGAACTTCTCCCCCGCACCCCTTCGGGTTCGCCACTTTGCCATCGTGACGGAAACCGCCAAGACGGCAAGTAGACTCACCTGCTCCCTGCCCCTCTGCCTCTTCCCTATGCCCAATCATAATGTACTAAAATCAAGGACTTGAGTCATAAAGGGAGCAATCATGGCATCCATCCGCGAGTTGCACGAACAACTAATTAAAAAAGAACGTTCTGCCGTTGAAATTACCCAAGAAGCTTTAGATCGCATCCAAGCATTAGAGCCAAAATTGCACAGTTTCTTGTATGTAACTGCACAGCAGGCGTTAGACCAGGCTCGTGCAGTGGATGCTAAAATCGCTGCTGGTGAAGAAATTGGACTGTTAGCTGGAATTCCTATTGGTATCAAAGATAATCTTTGTACCAAAGGCGTTACCACAACTTGCGCCTCCCGAATTTTAGAAAATTTTGTGCCGCCTTATGAATCAACGGTAACGCAAAAGTTGGCAGATGCTGGCGCTGTGATGGTAGGAAAAACCAATTTGGATGAGTTTGCAATGGGCAGTTCTACAGAAAACTCTGCCTACCAAGTCACGGCTAATCCTTGGGATGTGTCGCGCGTTCCAGGGGGTTCTTCTGGAGGTTCGGCGGCGGCTGTCGCGGCGGAAGAATGTGTGGTTGCCCTTGGTTCGGATACTGGTGGCTCAATTCGTCAACCAGCTTCGTTCTGCGGTGTAGTAGGGTTAAAACCGACTTACGGGCTGGTTTCTCGCTACGGTTTGGTAGCTTATGCTTCGTCTTTGGATCAAATAGGGCCTTTTGGGCGCACAGTAGAAGATGCGGCAATATTATTAAGCGCGATCGCAGGTTACGATGCCAAAGATTCTACTAGCTTAAAAGTAGAAATTCCCGATTATGCTGCTGGTCTAAAACCAGACCTCAAAGCTAGGAAAAAAATCAGAATAGGTATTATCAAAGAAACTTTTGGTGAAGGCTTGGACTCAGTGGTAGAAAAAGCTGTCACCAAAGCAATCGAGCAATTACAACATTTGGGAGCAGAAATTCATGTAGTTTCCTGTCCCCGCTTCCGCTATGGCTTACCTAGCTACTACATCATTGCCCCCTCAGAAGCTTCCGCTAACCTAGCTCGTTATGATGGTGTGAAGTATGGTTTGCGTGTACCTGATGCAGATAATCTGCTGTCGATGTACACTCGTACCCGCGCCTCTGGTTTTGGTACAGAAGTGAAACGGCGGATTATGATTGGCACTTATGCCCTTTCTGCTGGCTATTACGATGCTTACTATCTCAAAGCGCAAAAAGTTCGCACTCTGATTAAGGAAGACTTTGAGAAAGCATTTGAACAAGTTGATGTGTTAGTTTGTCCTACTGCTCCGACTACAGCATTCAAAGCCGGGGAAAAAACTACCGATCCCTTGAGTATGTATTTAACTGACTTGATGACTATTCCTGTTAATCTTGCGGGTTTACCAGGTTTAAGCGTGCCTTGTGGGTTCGATGAGCAAGGACTACCTATTGGATTGCAGCTAATTGGCAGGGTGTTGCGAGAAGATCAGCTGTTTCAGGTAGCTCACGCTTATGAGCAATCAACTACTTGGCATCTCAGTCAACCAAAAATTTCATGACGATAGAGCAGTTCAATTAAAAAATATTCTCTCTGGGTACAGCTGATTAGCGTTAGTCAAGCGGAATGTTAACGCTAATTCCCAATCCAGAGGGATTTTTCCTAGGATTTAGCATTGCTAAACCTTTATCCTTTATTAAAACGAAGAGAGAAAAATACTGTCCCAATTCTGAACGCTAAACAGAATAATGAATAGCGCGCAGACAGTAAAGTTTTGTAAAAATTGTATATAATATTACTGAAGATTCAAACTCATTAAAATTTTTCTGTTCGCATTCATCCTAGCTGGACAACTACGAAGCAACCAGTTAGGAAAATTTTTGTGTTTATAGGTATTAGTAATTTCACTTAATCGCGTACATGAACATAGATAAGCTGCAACTAACATTAGATTTTTTATTAAAACTCCTACTTTGTTTCGGTATTATTGCTGCGATCGCCTATTTGGCATTTTGTTTGTTGCTTTTTATTCAGCAACCTCGGTTTATCTTCTTTCCTTCTACTATCGTTGAACAGACACCAGCACTTTTTAATCTTGCTTATGAGGAAGTTTGGCTACCAGTACAGATCCGATCGCGTCGAGTAGAACGCATCCACGGTTGGTGGCTCAAAGCTAAACAACCAAATGCCAAAGTGTTGTTATATCTACACGGTAACGGAGTTAATATTGGTGCCAATATTAACCATGCTTATAGATTTTATCAACTAGGATTTTCTGTACTGCTAATTGATTACCGGGGTTACGGTCGCAGTGAAGGTGCATTTCCCAATGAAATGAGAGTTTATCAAGATGCCGTTACAGCGTGGAATTACTTGGTACAACAACTACAGATTCCACCTGGGCACATTTTTATTTATGGGCATTCTTTGGGTGGTGCAATAGCCATTGATTTAGCGCTCAAACACCCCAATGCTGCTGGACTAATTGTAGAAAGTTCTTTCACCTCGATTCGAGAGGTAGTAGCTTACAGGAACTTGTTTCGCATATTCCCCGTCGATTTAATCCTGACACAGCGATTTGAATCAATTAAAAAAGTACCAAAGTTGAAAATGCCAGTGTTATTCATTCATGGCACTGCTGATTCAACTGTGCCGTTTTTCATGAGTCAAAAACTATATGCAGTTGCACCTGAAGCCAAAAAGCTGATTTTAGTTCCTGGTGCAGAACATAATGATGTCGCAGATGTAGCTGGTGTGGAATATATGCAATGGGTGGATGACTTTGTTCAACAAGTGTATGTTCCCAGGTAATGAAAAGGTTAATAGATAACTGATATTCTCGTTTTTTAAGTATTTTCTACCTGAGATTTATGGCTAATTTATACTATTTAATTATGCAAAATTAGCCGATAGCAAAGTTAAAAAATAATACATAACAATCCGGATAAGTTAGCCAATAGTAGAAGAAATTATACAGGTGGAACTACTATCTGCTCCAGTACTGGAAGAGACTTAAAATTATGAATACAGCGCCTGTATATTTAGTAACAATTCCCGGAAAAAATCCTATTGAAATTTCTCAAGATGAATTGCGATCGCTGCTTGGTGATATTGAAGCAGAATTGCATCGCAGTAAGGTGTATCGGCGTGCTCTAGCTACCTTACAGCAGTTGCTAGGATCGTCGGCAGAACAAGCTAAAATTTTATTTAAAGCTGTCAGTAGAGAAGCAATTGGTTTAGCATTTCACCAATTTGCAACACATAGTAAGGAAGTTACAGATAGTAACCATCAGACAGATGATAGTAATATTTCCAGCAACGTTGAACAAGTAGAATTACAAAATTCGGCACAGCAGTTAACAAGTGTTAAATCAAATTTAGGGAATTTATCCGCACAAACGAACACATCTGTAGATGTAGCAAAAACTCCAGAATCCAAATCTCCAACAGCATGGATGAAGCGGTTTAATCTCAATAAGCAAAAGTCTGATGCCGAACAAAATAAGCTAACAGCAGCAGAAGAATATGCATTAAGTCTGCGTCAAATCAGCCAACAACTTCGCCAAGCTCGTGAGTCTCAAGGATTGTCTTTGATGCAACTGCAAGCATATACTCTGATCCCACTTCATCATATGGAGGCTTTAGAAGATGGTAATTTAGATTTATTACCAGAAGATGTCTTTATTCGTGGTTTTATTCGGATTACAGGCAATGCTTTGGGATTAAATGGTACAGCCCTAGCAGCTTCTTTACCTAAAGTTGAAACAGTCAAATCAGTTTTGCCATCTTGGTGTCAAGCGAAAAAAGCATCTGAAGTATCAGGACTAGAACTCCGCCCAATGCATTTGTATGTTGGTTATACAGCTCTTGTTGCTGGAGCAGTGGGAGGATTATCTTTCCTTTCTCAACAAACAAACTCTGAAAAAACACTGCAAGTTAATGTTGATACTCAACCCTCTTCATCCTTATCTCAGTTAAAACAGAAGACGGAAACAACTACTAAACCAGGAATCAAATCTAGTAGTACTAGTATCATCGTCGGGCCTGATATTTCCCCACCAGAGGCACTGTAAATTAAGCTATAGTTTTGACTGTGCGTAGGCGTAGCCCGCCATAGGCATCGCTCTTTTGCACTGCTTGTAGAAGAGCGATCGCATTTTATATTATGTCTGCTTAAAGACTTAAGTAAGCCAGTAGAAATAAAGCTAAGTATGTTACGAAACGTAATTAGGTTTTAACCCTTGCTAAGGAGAAAGCGCAAAGTTCCACCGGACTGGCTTCCCGCTACCCTAACAACCAAGCAACAGTCCTCCGCAACTGGCTCCTCGACGCCCATTTTCAAGCTAGTTGAGGCAGTTTTACACTTGATTTGCTAAGTAGCAGGGTGGTATTCACTTCTGTAGAAATAACTAGAGATTCAAATATAAATAAAAAGTAAGCTTTATCAAATTTATAGCCTAATACCTATTGTATCGGTGCAAAAGTCCTGTTTTTGCAAGCTTTGTTTTCAGGTGTAATAGCTGCTTTTATCTATTAGCACTATTTCTGTTTTAACTTTTGATTAAAATCAATAATTTGAAAAAATAAAATTATGGAAAAATACTTAGGATTTTTCTGGCTCAATCTATAGCAATTGGTGTACATGATTACTTTTCTCTATCGAAGAAAGTCACAGCTTTAAAAAGAGTTTATCTTAGATATAGAAGTTATTGTTTTTATCAAAACAATCATTTTGCACTCAAGCTATATTGATGAGATGCTTACTGCATCTAGAATGCAGCTTATTTTCTATTTTAAGTTTACACACACACAATATACATAAACTTATTTCAAGATAATAAATATTTCATAAAGCCAGCATTGATTATGTGTTTTTTTTTAATATTTGGTTATATTTCAGAATGTATATTTTATTTGAGCGATCCAATTTCTAATGAAGATCAATTCGTTTCTACCTGTCTTGTTAGCAACAACTAGTATCACTTTGGTTGCACAGGCAATTCCAGCACAGGCGTTTGAGTTGGGTTTTACTAGAAAGACTAATAATAGTTCCTTCAACGTTGCTCCTCAACTGACAACATCTGTTGATGATTTAGGCTCTGGACAAGTTAAATTCACATTTAACAATTCTGGTTCAGTAAGTGCAGGAACAATTACTGAAGTTGATTTTGGGAAAACTAACTTCCTCAATTTGTTGAGTTTGTCCTCTTTGAGTACTACAGCTGCACATAATCTAGATCAAGGAGTTAACTTTACTCAAACGAATACTGCAACTCTTCCGGCGACATTTGGCTGGAACCCAGCAATAACTTTTAAAGCTACCAATTCTGGATATCAAAAAACAGGTGTAGATGTTGGAGAGTCTCTGTCAATTATCTTTAATTTGAAAAGCGGTACATCATTTAGCGATATCGAAACTGGATTTAAAAATGGAACTTTAGCAATTGCTACACATGTTCAAAGTATTGGTGGTACTGGCGGTGTTAGTGATAAGTTTGAAAGTACTTACAATACTAACAATACTAAATCAGTACCGGAACCAGGCACAATCCTTGGTCTAATGGCTTTTGGTATGGGTGGTCTATTGACTCGGAAGAAGAGCAAAAATGCCAACTCTGAAAAGGTGACACTTTAATTAAAGTTCAATTCATAATTTCAGAATCATGTTATATTTTTGCAATTTTTCTAAACAAATACCCGTGAGCCAAGAATCACATTAGATTTCTGAAAAATTTTGTAATTGATAATTTAAAACCATAGATCGACAAGGTACTCTTATAAATATCTGGGTACATCTTGTGTAAATCTATGGCTTTTTGGTTTTTTAGTATTTAGCTTGAAGTTGCAATCTAAGTTTAATTAATAAATATTGGGAAAAATAAGTTTAATCCTCACAAAATCTCGATCCAATTTATAGTTGGAGGAGTTTTACGTTTTATTTAGACCAAGATTCTAATGCGGATTTTGCTATTCTTGTTGTGACAAGAATAACGAACATACTCAAAATACCAGTTTTGTAAAGGTTATCGTTGACATCATTCTCAAGCTGGGGTTTGTAAGTACGAGAAGTATGATAGTAGCAATTCCGGTAGAGTGCGCATGTAGTACTGTCAGTAGCTTGCGCGATCGCCAAAGTTGCGATAGATGCTATTGAGCCTGCAATAATAAAAGATATCAAGCGATTCATAAGTTGTCAGCTTAGAAAATCGATATTACTTACTACACAGAAAATTCAAAAGATTTCCGAAAATATCGCAAATTTGCTGTAAAGCATATATACCAAGCTTTTGAGCCAAAGTTGGGTTGACTCGCTACGTAATCTAACTCACCTGTAGTCACAGTCTTTATGAACTGCATAAAATTAACTCGCTACAATTCGGGAATTAGGATTTTACCTCGACATTCTCCAAATCCCACTCGCTTATAACCTCCTTTCTCACAATATCCCCGCAGAATAACTTCATCTCCATCAGACAAAAATTTTCTGACTTCACCTGTAGGTAGTTCAATAGGTTTGGAACCACGTTGAGTCATTTCCAGCAAACAACCCTGAGAACCTTCTTCCGCACCAGAGACTGTCCCACTAGCCAGCAAATCTCCCGAACGCAAGTTACACCCATTACTTGAGTGATGAGTAAGCATTTGCGCTATTGTCCAATACATCTGCTGGAAAGAACCACGACTCAAACGAAACGGTTGCAAGCCTTGTTCTTGCATCTGGGCTGAACGCATCCAAACTTCCAGCGTAATATCGATACCGCCTAAACTATTATTAAGTGACGAAGAGAGATAAGGTAAAGGTTGAGGATCGTCTTGACTGCGACCAAAAGCCGGACAACGAAAGGGTGCTAAAGCTTCTAAGGTGACTACCCAAGGAGAAATTGTTGTCGCAAAACTCTTGGCTAAAAACGGGCCAAGGGGTTGATATTCCCATGCTTGGATATCTCGTGCTGACCAGTCATTCACCAAGCATAATCCAAATATATGTTCTTCAGCTTTATCTATATTTATGGGTCGTCCTAACTGATTTCCAGCACTGACAAAAAACCCAACTTCCAATTCATAATCCAGCATTTGAGAAGCTGTAAAACTGGGAGATGAATCTTCTGGTTTCTTGATTTGACCGCTGGGACGCTGAATATAAGTATCACTTGTCACAATTGAGGAAGCCCGTCCATGATAGGCGATAGGTACATATTTATAGTTGGAAAGCAATGGATTATCCGGACGGAAAAGCTTTCCTACATTGGTGGCGTGAAATATTGAGGCGTAAAAATCAGTATAATCGCCAATAATTGCTGGTAATAAAAGTTCGGCTTCAGATATGAAAATGAGAATTTCAGCTTCTGGAGGAGGCTGTTGTATGTCGTATCGCAATAACTCGCTTAAGCGATGACGCAACGCTAATCTCGCTTGGCTTTCCATTCCCATCAATAAATTTAAATTCGGTGCTGTACAAGCTGCTTGCAGCTGTTCGGGAAGTTCTGCAAATAAGCCAAGTTGGGAACATCTAGCTAAATCTAAAATCTTGTCTCCAATTGCAACCCCAATTCGTGGCGGTTCAGCGCTACCCTGAATGCGAAATACACCAAAAGGCAAATTTTGGATCGGAAAATCAGTGTCTTCTTCATTGGCTGACTCTACCCAACTGCGTAAATTTGGGTCATGGGTGGCGTCAATGGTATAGGTCATAAGTGGAGATGAGGTGAGTGGAGGAGTAGGTAGACTTACATCCTGCACTTAAAAGGTTATACCAAGAGCAGACAGATAAAAAGTATCGAAATGTAACAATAAAATAGGCGATGCAATGTCTGCAACTTGTAGGGGAGAAAACAATGGCTTGGATATACCTTCTAATTGCTGGGTTGCTGGAGATGGGATGGGCAATTGGACTGAAGTATACACAAGGATTTACTAAACTTGGCCCTAGTATTGCTACTGTTGCTTGTATGGTAGTGAGTTTCGTTTTCTTATCAACAGCACTGCGTACATTACCAGTGGGTACAGCTTACGCCATCTGGACTGGTATAGGAGCTGCGGGTACAGCTTTGATGGGTGTAATTTTGTTGGGAGAACCAGCTGAATTTAGGCGTTTTTTCTGTATTGGCTTAATTATGGCTGGTGTGCTGGGGCTGAGGCTTGTCTCT
The genomic region above belongs to Calothrix sp. NIES-2098 and contains:
- a CDS encoding fumarylacetoacetase — encoded protein: MTYTIDATHDPNLRSWVESANEEDTDFPIQNLPFGVFRIQGSAEPPRIGVAIGDKILDLARCSQLGLFAELPEQLQAACTAPNLNLLMGMESQARLALRHRLSELLRYDIQQPPPEAEILIFISEAELLLPAIIGDYTDFYASIFHATNVGKLFRPDNPLLSNYKYVPIAYHGRASSIVTSDTYIQRPSGQIKKPEDSSPSFTASQMLDYELEVGFFVSAGNQLGRPINIDKAEEHIFGLCLVNDWSARDIQAWEYQPLGPFLAKSFATTISPWVVTLEALAPFRCPAFGRSQDDPQPLPYLSSSLNNSLGGIDITLEVWMRSAQMQEQGLQPFRLSRGSFQQMYWTIAQMLTHHSSNGCNLRSGDLLASGTVSGAEEGSQGCLLEMTQRGSKPIELPTGEVRKFLSDGDEVILRGYCEKGGYKRVGFGECRGKILIPEL
- a CDS encoding glutamyl-tRNA(Gln) amidotransferase subunit A, with translation MASIRELHEQLIKKERSAVEITQEALDRIQALEPKLHSFLYVTAQQALDQARAVDAKIAAGEEIGLLAGIPIGIKDNLCTKGVTTTCASRILENFVPPYESTVTQKLADAGAVMVGKTNLDEFAMGSSTENSAYQVTANPWDVSRVPGGSSGGSAAAVAAEECVVALGSDTGGSIRQPASFCGVVGLKPTYGLVSRYGLVAYASSLDQIGPFGRTVEDAAILLSAIAGYDAKDSTSLKVEIPDYAAGLKPDLKARKKIRIGIIKETFGEGLDSVVEKAVTKAIEQLQHLGAEIHVVSCPRFRYGLPSYYIIAPSEASANLARYDGVKYGLRVPDADNLLSMYTRTRASGFGTEVKRRIMIGTYALSAGYYDAYYLKAQKVRTLIKEDFEKAFEQVDVLVCPTAPTTAFKAGEKTTDPLSMYLTDLMTIPVNLAGLPGLSVPCGFDEQGLPIGLQLIGRVLREDQLFQVAHAYEQSTTWHLSQPKIS
- a CDS encoding SugE homolog, probable drug efflux protein gives rise to the protein MAWIYLLIAGLLEMGWAIGLKYTQGFTKLGPSIATVACMVVSFVFLSTALRTLPVGTAYAIWTGIGAAGTALMGVILLGEPAEFRRFFCIGLIMAGVLGLRLVSSH
- a CDS encoding phospholipase/carboxylesterase, which codes for MNIDKLQLTLDFLLKLLLCFGIIAAIAYLAFCLLLFIQQPRFIFFPSTIVEQTPALFNLAYEEVWLPVQIRSRRVERIHGWWLKAKQPNAKVLLYLHGNGVNIGANINHAYRFYQLGFSVLLIDYRGYGRSEGAFPNEMRVYQDAVTAWNYLVQQLQIPPGHIFIYGHSLGGAIAIDLALKHPNAAGLIVESSFTSIREVVAYRNLFRIFPVDLILTQRFESIKKVPKLKMPVLFIHGTADSTVPFFMSQKLYAVAPEAKKLILVPGAEHNDVADVAGVEYMQWVDDFVQQVYVPR